From the Cucumis sativus cultivar 9930 chromosome 5, Cucumber_9930_V3, whole genome shotgun sequence genome, the window tttcttttttatagcTATTGATTCTTGCCGGCAGCAGTTGTCTGGGGTGTCGACGGAGAGCTCTGAGCATACATCAAGCGATCGCCCTGTTTTGGAGGAGTTTATTCCTATTAACAAACCTTGTGTGAATTctcattttgaaattgaagaagacgAACAATCAAAACCGGGGAAGATTGAATTGGGTCGATCGGATTGGCTCAAATCGGCTCAGCTTTGGAATCAATCGCCAGATCCTCCTCTTACAGAGGTAAGAATTCATCATCATTAATCTGTTTTGCTCTGTTTATAGCATAGGAAACAATGAACGAGAATTTTCAGGGAGAGTATGtgagttttcttcttcttcttttttttttttgataggaTGTTGCTAAGGAGGTTGTTGAGGTAAAAAATAATGGCGGTGGCGGTGCttttcaaccatttgaaaaaacaacTCCATTGAAAACAGAGTCGGCGGTGGTAGTCGGTAGGACGGCGGGTTCTTCATTTCCGGAGGCGACAACAATTTCAATTCCGGAAACGACAACAAGTTCGACGGCGGGAACCGCTTCTAAATGTGGCGGAGGAACTGCTAAACGAGAAGATAAGGAATCTCAGACCCAAAGAAAACAGAGGCGGTGCTGGTCGTCAGAATTACACCGGCGATTCGTTCACGCCCTTCAACAACTTGGCGGTCCTCATGGTAccaaaaaatctaaaatctttcttcaatttttatcttattttttaaataaactgTTCTAATTTGTTCAATCACAGTTGCCACACCAAAACAAATCAGGGAGTTAATGAAGGTGGATGGACTCACTAACGATGAAGTCAAAAGTCATTTACAGGTTCATATCGATATTAATCAttccttttttgttaatttaaatcaaaagtttGGTTTTCATATTGTTAATATAATCTGGCAGAAGTACCGATTGCACTCAAGAAGGCCAACAAATACAGCAATGCAAGACAGCGGGAGCTCATCGGCGCACCAGCAATTCGTGGTGGTGGGAAGCATATGGGTTCCACCACCACCTCCACCGAAATACACGGTGGCAACAACAGAGAAAGGGAGAAATGGGATTTATGCTCCGGTGGCGACGTTGGTAGGAGGGAAGGCGAGCCAGAGCAGCGGGGGAATGGTTCATTCAAATTCGCCGGCCACATCTTCTTGCACTCACACCACCACAAATTCGCCGAATTCGCGATCGGCGACatagaaattttgttgattaaaattattgtaaaagggttggaacaaaattttgtaaagtACAATCAAGTTATTTGATAAAGGCATGTGATATACATAAGATGTTCACGTGAAGTTGGGCACCCATTTTTGGATTTACGGAATCATATTCTTTGTCCTTTCCAACTCCTCTCTTACTCtatcaatccaaacaaattattgcattatcaattatatattactCATTTAACTACACTAGACCAcaggattttaattttaatgaaatcttCATAAATTGGTGTTTGGAAACAAATAAATGGGTGATACTTAGTAGTTTTATGAATATGAcagatttaattatatatatatatatatataagtcaGAAATGAAAATCTTATCTAGCTCGtaagattaataaatatattgttggGAAGAATTGTCTTACCACAAGATTactcaaatttctttataCATTATTGGATTTTTCTTAGAAGAATCACAAGACCTTCCTGTTTTCAAAcactttctttaattaattgtataattCTTGAAAATTCAATGATGGTTGGAGTAaggataaatttatttaattgctATCAatcttttctgttttcataatgattttttgttttaattttttaatttttaacttttaagaatttgctaattaattcaaatacatttttttttttgaattagtGATAAAACAGAcactacaaaatctaaaactaaagTTGTTTTCTAGTCTTTAAGATACCAGGCCTATAAACACATCAtcatatttcaatattttcaaaaactaagtagaaatttgtaaatttgtgtttaggtaagaattttcaacttttttatttcatagaAATGGAAATTACAGTAAGgaattgaaaaagatatatatttaaatttaaaataaatgcaaaAATTAGCTCTGAGATCAAATAGTTATCTATAaagattatttatcaaattgttCAAGAGTAGTTTTGATAgttgttatttcatttttaatataataacttttttaaataggtagaaaatttgaatcacCAACTAAACTATGCTAAATTTCACACTTTTGAATATAAGTGttagaatttgaataaaagatGAATATACATAGAGGTTGGAATATAAAGGAAAGTGGTTAGTTGAAaagtctaaaatttaaaagcttaTAGATTgatatcttttatcttttcttttaagacaAGATTTCCAACTTATTACTTACTTCTTcacataaaaattaacatcCCACTAAACCCACcatcaaaaaacaaaaataaaagttgatatTATCTATACatctataaaaagaaagagaattaaaTGGGTCATATTTATCTATATATCTAATCTATGTATCACTTCTATTGCTAAATGttgtcatttttctctctactaTGAGAGAGATTGGTGGGTTTTTTCTCACTATTCTAAAAGTGAAGAAATTTACAGAATATATAGGATTAacgtttaattaattaacaacacCCTTTCAATTTAGGCATTAATAATCTcaaataatacttttatttatatatatgtatgtatatgtatatgtaaattCAACCGACATTAAAATATGTTGAGATATAAtgtcatcttcttctttttctaactttaCTATTTTGTTCAAGAGAGAAATTATGGAGTCATAGTGTTGTAATTTGACCTAATCTAACATTCCTTTATGGCTTCAtcccttttcatttcatatttttcaccCACTTGAAAAttcttaatgttttttaatctatttctatgtatattacatatttttaaacataaagaatacaatcataattaatcaaataatatttaggcACGTATATCTTTAtgtacttcattttctttatacatataaaataaaatacaacattttcatatgcaatcTAAAATGcgttcaaattttttttctttctaaattagTCATAATGGTTTTTGGCCTTCTATTAAACTCTTCACACGTGTGGTACACATGTTTGAATAGTCAAactatttcttcatctttatctAAACTTTAATTCACATTTCAATACTGCCTTATTTGGTAATagtcatttaaattattttatttattgttaaatatgggttttgtttttggttttttattttaaaatggaaaataaaaacaaatattagaattgtattttgttcattgtataaagaaaatatttgctATTATCAATTATCAATTGCATGCTAATGATCAGTTGAGTAACGTTTTGTTCTCTtacttcaacttttattttaaaattttgctaagaatttatttgaagacatgaaaataaaatatactaatttgaa encodes:
- the LOC101203539 gene encoding transcription factor HHO2: MDFVHTFLDIRVGMDLSNYADALDRERQKIQVFQRELPLCLELVTRAIDSCRQQLSGVSTESSEHTSSDRPVLEEFIPINKPCVNSHFEIEEDEQSKPGKIELGRSDWLKSAQLWNQSPDPPLTEDVAKEVVEVKNNGGGGAFQPFEKTTPLKTESAVVVGRTAGSSFPEATTISIPETTTSSTAGTASKCGGGTAKREDKESQTQRKQRRCWSSELHRRFVHALQQLGGPHVATPKQIRELMKVDGLTNDEVKSHLQKYRLHSRRPTNTAMQDSGSSSAHQQFVVVGSIWVPPPPPPKYTVATTEKGRNGIYAPVATLVGGKASQSSGGMVHSNSPATSSCTHTTTNSPNSRSAT